A genomic stretch from Erigeron canadensis isolate Cc75 chromosome 9, C_canadensis_v1, whole genome shotgun sequence includes:
- the LOC122583894 gene encoding egg cell-secreted protein 1.1-like yields MANFCFLITLTLVFSTMSMLVHTRPLTNTSTIDVPSLMSRLKLDGQDGGSPGCWDTLFELQACTGEIILFFINGETYLGRDCCRAIQKIEKFCWPSLMGSLGFTSEEGDILRGYCDVSDDSDVPIATPPPRTTTPPPRTATQPPASTNVTGQ; encoded by the coding sequence ATGGCCAATTTTTGTTTCCTAATCACTCTAACACTTGTATTTTCAACCATGTCGATGTTGGTTCACACTAGGCCCTTAACCAACACGTCCACCATCGACGTACCATCTCTAATGTCACGACTCAAACTTGATGGTCAAGATGGTGGCTCACCGGGGTGTTGGGACACATTGTTTGAACTCCAAGCGTGTACCGGGGAAATCATACTTTTCTTTATAAATGGAGAGACTTATCTAGGGAGGGATTGTTGTAGAGCGATccagaaaattgaaaagttttgTTGGCCTTCTTTGATGGGATCACTTGGTTTCACTTCAGAGGAAGGGGATATATTACGGGGTTATTGTGATGTTTCCGATGATAGTGATGTTCCGATAGCCACACCTCCTCCACGAACAACAACGCCTCCTCCACGCACCGCAACGCAACCACCAGCATCAACCAATGTCACTGGCCAATAA